The genomic interval ATTCCTACTTACTGTAGCTTTTGTTAACATCATAAACACACAGAAAAACATACCTGTGCTAAATGTGTTCTTCTGGACTCCGAAAGGCTGCACTTGCAGCTCAAATGTGTTGAGGGTAAGTTTGTCTGAGATGTTGAAGCTCTGCTCTTTTCTGCACATGTAGGAGCTTCCAACAGATGCCTCCCACAGTGACAGATTCGTATTGGACTCGTTGAAAAAGCTCCCTGGAAATTCACACCGTTAAAGAACAGAAATTATTATGATTGAAAGAGACCGTTTTAGACATTTAAAATGCTTACCATCTCCAAAATCAACAGAAAGCATAAAAGCATGTAGGTGGAATTTATTTGAAACCTGAAAGAGACAAAATATTGTAGTCAGATgaccaaacaaaacaacaattgcAGTACAATAAATCCACTGCCATTTAAACTCATGGGAACCAGATATACTGAGATTTAAATACTTACATTTGTGAAAACAAACTGAAGTGTGATTTTCTCAGATGTCAGCACGAGAGAAGAGTCCTTGCCACCACTACCACAGATCCCATTTGCTTTTGTTACATTAGGGTCTAGATTAATAGTCTGGCGGCTGGCATTCTGAAAAAGAGATAAAGGAAAGTTACATCACTATACAAAATGTACATTCTTTATAACAAAattgcattaataaaaaaataataataatctgcaTCCAAACTTCTTCACACATACCCCACTTGTTGTGAAACTGAACTGAATTCCCATCTTTGCTAAAAGACAAACTGTAGAGTTAACATCTGACATCACACTGTAGTTTCCAACAGTCGGCTTGGGGACCGGGGGAGTGGTTGGAGGAGCGGTCGGGGCTGTTGTTGCATTACTGTGTGCTGTAGTTGGTACTGCTGTGGTGGCATTGGTAGTTGGAGCTGCTGTGGTAGCATTGGTAGATGGAGCT from Misgurnus anguillicaudatus chromosome 16, ASM2758022v2, whole genome shotgun sequence carries:
- the lamp2 gene encoding lysosome-associated membrane glycoprotein 2 isoform X3; the encoded protein is MAFRGCVILLFCLLSGVVYADDVSMTSTPATQEPSTSKITSITQVATSHTILTTEAQTTLDLDATAEASSTKTTTAAPSTKTTTAAPSTKTTTAAPSTKTTTAAPSTKATTAAPSTKATTAAPSTKATTAAPSTKATTAAPSTNATTAAPTTNATTAVPTTAHSNATTAPTAPPTTPPVPKPTVGNYSVMSDVNSTVCLLAKMGIQFSFTTSGNASRQTINLDPNVTKANGICGSGGKDSSLVLTSEKITLQFVFTNVSNKFHLHAFMLSVDFGDGSFFNESNTNLSLWEASVGSSYMCRKEQSFNISDKLTLNTFELQVQPFGVQKNTFSTAYECSMDDTSLLIPIIVGAALAGLIFIVVIAYVIGRRKTYVGYQTL
- the lamp2 gene encoding lysosome-associated membrane glycoprotein 2 isoform X1, which gives rise to MAFRGCVILLFCLLSGVVYADDVSMTSTPATQEPSTSKITSITQVATSHTILTTEAQTTLDLDATAEASSTKTTTAAPSTKTTTAAPSTKTTTAAPSTKTTTAAPSTKATTAAPSTKATTAAPSTKATTAAPSTKATTAAPSTNATTAAPTTNATTAVPTTAHSNATTAPTAPPTTPPVPKPTVGNYSVMSDVNSTVCLLAKMGIQFSFTTSGNASRQTINLDPNVTKANGICGSGGKDSSLVLTSEKITLQFVFTNVSNKFHLHAFMLSVDFGDGSFFNESNTNLSLWEASVGSSYMCRKEQSFNISDKLTLNTFELQVQPFGVQKNTFSTAEDCAADKSDNFIVPIAVGVALAVLVIIVLVAYLIGRRRSQTAGYQQFS
- the lamp2 gene encoding lysosome-associated membrane glycoprotein 2 isoform X2, encoding MAFRGCVILLFCLLSGVVYADDVSMTSTPATQEPSTSKITSITQVATSHTILTTEAQTTLDLDATAEASSTKTTTAAPSTKTTTAAPSTKTTTAAPSTKTTTAAPSTKATTAAPSTKATTAAPSTKATTAAPSTKATTAAPSTNATTAAPTTNATTAVPTTAHSNATTAPTAPPTTPPVPKPTVGNYSVMSDVNSTVCLLAKMGIQFSFTTSGNASRQTINLDPNVTKANGICGSGGKDSSLVLTSEKITLQFVFTNVSNKFHLHAFMLSVDFGDGSFFNESNTNLSLWEASVGSSYMCRKEQSFNISDKLTLNTFELQVQPFGVQKNTFSTAEECFLDSDLSFLVPIAVGVALSFLIVLVLISYLIGRRKSRTGYQSV